Genomic window (Escherichia fergusonii ATCC 35469):
GGCCACCTCGAACTGCAATATACCGCCCGCGCCAGCTATGCGCTGGAAAAAGCCTTTGGTACCCCCCTGGGCCGTGCATGTGGCGTGATTGTTGGCGCTCCGGCATCCGTCGGCGTGTTAATGGCAGACACAGCACTTAAATCCGCCAACGTTGATGTGGTGGCGTACAGCTCCCCCGCCAAAGGCACCAGCTACAGCAACGAAGTCATTCTGGTGATTTCCGGTGACTCCGGCGCCGTACGTCAGGCCGTCATTTCTGCCCGTGAAATCGGCAAAACCGTGCTGGCGACGCTGGGTTCAGAACCGAAAAACGATCGTCCGTCCTACATCTGATATCCGTGAGGCAGTTTCATGAGATCGAAAAGATTTGAAGCACTGGCAAAACGCCCCGTAAATCAGGACGGTTTTGTTAAGGAGTGGATCGAAGAAGGCTTCATTGCGATGGAAAGCCCGAATGATCCCAAACCATCCATCAAAATAGTCAATGGCGCAGTCACAGAATTGGATGGTAAATCCGTCAGCCAGTTTGACCTGATCGACCATTTTATCGCGCGTTATGGCATTAACCTTGCCAGAGCGGAAGAAGTTATCACCATGGATTCGGTCAAGCTGGCGAATATGTTGTGCGATCCCAACGTTAAACGTCGTGATATCGTGCCGCTGACCACCGCGATGACTCCAGCGAAGATTGTCGAAGTTGTCTCCCACATGAACGTGGTTGAGATGATGATGGCAATGCAAAAAATGCGTGCGCGTCGTACACCATCCCAACAGGCACACGTTACTAACGTAAAAGACAATCCGGTACAAATCGCTGCAGACGCCGCAGAAGGGGCATGGCGTGGATTCGACGAACAGGAAACCACTGTCGCTGTTGGTCGCTACGCCCCCTTTAATGCGATTGCGTTGTTGGTTGGCTCTCAGGTTGGTCGCCCAGGCGTTCTGACTCAGTGTTCTCTGGAAGAAGCCACCGAACTGAAACTCGGTATGCTTGGTCACACTTGCTACGCTGAAACCATTTCCGTCTATGGTACTGAACCCGTCTTCACCGACGGTGACGACACCCCATGGTCAAAAGGTTTCCTCGCCTCTTCGTATGCATCTCGCGGTTTAAAAATGCGCTTCACTTCCGGTTCTGGTTCAGAAGTCCAAATGGGCTATGCCGAAGGTAAATCGATGCTTTATCTGGAAGCTCGCTGCATTTACATCACCAAGGCGGCTGGCGTTCAGGGATTACAGAACGGTTCGGTAAGCTGCGTCGGTGTGCCTTCTGCTGTGCCATCAGGTATTCGGGCCATTCTGGCAGAAAACTTAATCTGTGCCGCACTGGATCTCGAATGCGCTTCCAGTAACGACCAGACCTTTACACACTCAGATATGCGTCGTACGGCCCGTTTCCTGATGCAGTTCCTGCCAGGTACTGACTTTATCTCCTCCGGTTTTTCTGCCGTGCCGAACTACGACAACATGTTTGCCGGTTCGAACGAAGATGCAGAAGACTTCGATGACTACAACGTCATTCAGCGTGACTTAAAAGTAGACGGTGGTTTACGCCCTGTACGCGAAGAAGACGTTATCGCTATTCGTAATAAAGCTGCTCGTGCCTTGCAGGCTGTATTTGCGGGAATGGGACTGCCACCGATCACGGATGAAGAAGTCGAAGCCGCGACTTACGCCCACGGTTCGAAAGATATGCCTGAGCGCAACATTGTTGAAGATATCAAGTTTGCTCAGGAAATTATCAACAAAAACCGTAATGGTCTGGAAGTCGTAAAAGCGCTCGCTAAAGGCGGCTTCACGGATGTTGCCCAGGACATGCTCAATATCCAAAAAGCGAAGTTAACCGGGGATTATCTGCACACCTCCGCCATTATCGTTGGCAATGGTGAAGTGCGCTCGGCAGTAAACGATGTCAATGATTACGCCGGTCCGGCAACAGGTTACCGCCTGCAAGGCGAACGCTGGGAAGAGATTAAAAATATCCCTGGCGCACTTGATCCCAACGAACTTGGCTAAGGGGTGAAAAATGGAAATTAATGAAAAACTGCTGCGCCAGATAATTGAACAAGTGTTATGTGAAATGCAAACCAGCGATAAGCCGGTTTCCTTTCAGGCATCCACAGCAACCGCAGCTCCGGCAGCTTCAGACAGCTTTCTGACTGAAATT
Coding sequences:
- the pduC gene encoding propanediol dehydratase large subunit PduC yields the protein MRSKRFEALAKRPVNQDGFVKEWIEEGFIAMESPNDPKPSIKIVNGAVTELDGKSVSQFDLIDHFIARYGINLARAEEVITMDSVKLANMLCDPNVKRRDIVPLTTAMTPAKIVEVVSHMNVVEMMMAMQKMRARRTPSQQAHVTNVKDNPVQIAADAAEGAWRGFDEQETTVAVGRYAPFNAIALLVGSQVGRPGVLTQCSLEEATELKLGMLGHTCYAETISVYGTEPVFTDGDDTPWSKGFLASSYASRGLKMRFTSGSGSEVQMGYAEGKSMLYLEARCIYITKAAGVQGLQNGSVSCVGVPSAVPSGIRAILAENLICAALDLECASSNDQTFTHSDMRRTARFLMQFLPGTDFISSGFSAVPNYDNMFAGSNEDAEDFDDYNVIQRDLKVDGGLRPVREEDVIAIRNKAARALQAVFAGMGLPPITDEEVEAATYAHGSKDMPERNIVEDIKFAQEIINKNRNGLEVVKALAKGGFTDVAQDMLNIQKAKLTGDYLHTSAIIVGNGEVRSAVNDVNDYAGPATGYRLQGERWEEIKNIPGALDPNELG